The following are encoded together in the Pungitius pungitius chromosome 7, fPunPun2.1, whole genome shotgun sequence genome:
- the arrdc2 gene encoding arrestin domain-containing protein 2 isoform X1 encodes MIFDKLKNFVIVFDSAEVDCPPVFSSGDVVSGRVVVDLSQESRVDSLKLHAEGFAKVHWTESRSAGSSTAYTQNYSDEVEYLNRREVLLQADNGEVTVLSAGRHEFPFSFQLPEETLVTSFEGKHGSIRYWVKVKLHRPWATVRKIKKEFTVIEPIDINTPTLLAPQAGTKDKMARAWYRNFGQVSVTAKIDRKGYTPGEVIPVFAEFDNSTSRSVVPKAYITQTQTFIARGTMKQKRAVVGTLSGDIVGARCRETWHGRAIKIPPVGPSILQCRIIKVEYMLKICVDVPGTSKLCLELPLVIGTIPLHPFGSRTSSVSSQYSVEMEWLRMSIPEQPEPPPDYCSVVTEEEAEQRNNTGVPQPAEDLSGILERPLMEFVQEFRFRPPPVYSEVDPNPQPLNMRRRCMTC; translated from the exons ATGATCTTTGACAAGTTGAAAAACTTTGTCATTGTCTTCGACTCTGCGGAGGTGGACTGTCCTCCGGTGTTCAGTAGCGGGGACGTGGTGTCCGGCCGGGTGGTGGTGGACCTGTCCCAGGAGAGTCGGGTGGACTCCCTGAAGCTCCACGCCGAGGGGTTCGCTAAAGTGCACTGGACCGAGTCCCGGTCCGCCGGCTCCAGCACCGCGTACACCCAGAACTACAGCGACGAAGTGGAGTACTTGAACCGCAGAGAGGTGCTGCTGCAGGCAG atAATGGTGAAGTAACCGTCCTCTCTGCGGGCAGACATGAATTTCCATTTAGCTTCCAGCTGCCTGAGGAGACCCTGGTCACCTCCTTCGAGGGAAAACACGGCAGCATCCGTTACTGGGTCAAGGTCAAGCTGCACAGGCCCTGGGCCACCGTCAGGAAGATCAAAAAGGAGTTTACAGTTATTGAGCCCATTGACATCAACACACCGACCTTACTG GCACCACAGGCTGGAACCAAGGACAAGATGGCGCGGGCATGGTACCGCAACTTCGGACAGGTGTCTGTAACCGCAAAGATTGACCGCAAAGGCTACACACCAG GTGAGGTGATACCTGTCTTTGCGGAGTTCGACAACTCCACCTCCAGATCGGTTGTGCCCAAAGCCTACATCACTCAGACGCAGACGTTCATCGCCCGCGGCACCATGAAGCAGAAGCGCGCAGTGGTGGGCACCCTGAGCGGTGATATTGTAGGGGCCAGATGCAGGGAGACGTGGCACGGTCGCGCCATCAAGATCCCGCCCGTGGGTCCCTCCATTCTGCAGTGCCGCATCATCAAAGTGGAGTACATGCTCAAG ATTTGTGTTGATGTTCCTGGGACATCAAAGCTGTGTCTGGAGCTGCCACTGGTAATCGGCACAATCCCCCTCCATCCCTTTGGCAGCCGGACCTCCAGCGTCAGCAGCCAATACAGCGTTGAAATGGAATGGCTGCGCATGTCCATCCCTGAGCAGCCCGAGC CTCCTCCAGATTACTGCTCCGTGGTGAccgaggaggaggccgagcaGCGCAACAACACGGGTGTCCCGCAGCCCGCCGAAGATTTGAGTGGGATCCTGGAGCGCCCCCTCATGGAATTTGTTCAAGAATTTCGCTTCCGACCTCCGCCAGTGTACAGCGAG GTTGACCCCAACCCTCAGCCCTTAAACATGAGACGTCGCTGCATGACATGTTGA